TGGTGCAACTGATCagtacagatgtcagtgcagcagctcactttatagcagaaaaataatggaGAACAAGTGGCAGTCCTGGTCAAACATGGACATTAGGGCATCTGAGGATGTTATGAgatatatagtgagagagctgaTGGCGGTGGAGATCCAACACACAACGGGACAGGCTCGCTGTGACACGACAGTGGAAAGACGGCTGTTAGAAGCCAAAGGTGTCAGCATGAGTTGCAAGGGATGTTGATGTAGTATAAAGAGCATAAAGGTCCACAAAAGGAGCTGGTTGGGAGGGTTGGCAGGTGTGTAAGCAACAGGACTTACATGCACTAAACAATTTCAATTCCTGTTTCTCAGTGAATCCACATATTGACCAAcctgtcattattttttcagccaaactGATCTGGACCTCCAAAATAATGATTTCTACCTGCCAAAGTTGCTCGCAGTGCTGACACAGTCAACCAGCCAAAGCtaaatttaaagttttttttttttttctgaaacccTGTCCAAAGTGTTttctggaaatgtttttgtgcGCTATTTGTCatccagaggtcagaggtcaccttGCCActgataagagagagagagagacagacagagttgCATGTCCTCAAAATATCAACACTTTAGGGAATCTGATTTTCAAATCCATCATTTGTGTGGAGAGAGATGTGAGTGGGCCACATTCGCTTCAAGGTACATGGCTACACAATTCAGGGTCTGAAGCAAtgaaacccaaaaaaaaaaaaaaaatgttgtcataAGATTTagtcttggccaggtctccctcaaaaatgacatttcagtcTCAAGAAACTTCctggttacattttttttttgtaatgaaatatGAACATTTGGTCATAACATCTACTAATTGCTTTGAGAACTACTTTCCCCTCTTTTATCAGTGTTGTCTCTATCTTTTTTTCGGATTAGTACTGTATATAACAGTGAAAGAGCCATGAAATATCACCGTAACATCCCcgtattgttattgttattattattataatgactTGTGGTGAGTCTGTGGGACCCACTAATGAGTGTGCGGTGACAGCATTGTACCTGATGTTAAGTTTTTGAATCACTGTGATATTCCTTTATAATGTTACAATTGGGTCTTTAAGTCTGTttatggtactttttttttctctgattatCCTAGAGGAACTTATAGTGCACTACGTGAGTAAATAGAGACCATAATACCACTGTACGGTCTCATCCAGGTTTTACCTTCTATAATATCTGTATAAAATTCCCTCTAGGGATATAATGAGTTTATAGTCAGCTGTGAGTTTATATAACCACACAACTGCTCCTCACAGTTTATATAACTAGGAGTTATCTGATAAAATTTAAGTTGAGTGTTTGATAGAAGAATAACCCCATcgctcaaaaaataaattaacatggAGGTTTCTGAAAAAATATGTGACTTGCAGTAAAAGATGACAGGGTGACTTGAATATTTAAGTTCATTAAGTGAGGTAAAGGTTATTAGCAGCAGTAATTATTGCTGTAGTAGCAGCATTAAtagtactactgctaatactactgataataataataatccttcACTATTGCATCTCCAGTGTTTGGGGAAAATTATATTTTAGCCTGTCAGGTTAATGCCTGCAGCGGTGGTTCCTAAACTGAGGTGCAAGGACCTCCAGGGGCCCTTGAGAAGGTTGCAAGGGCCCCggcaacaagaaaaaacagatccATTCAGCTTTATTCTCAATCTCTGCAATTCAGAACAAGGGAATGAGTAAAAATGCCGCTTTGATCATAATTTCTAGAtttaatttctaatttctaTAATTTCTAGAAATACTCGTTTGACCATCCCccccttttatttttatttcttccccACCtgatgagaattttttttttctttttttttttttcaaatgtaaaaaatgtccaaaagGAGGGACTGTGGTCTGTTGTGGTTTAGTTTTGGGAGTTTTTGGTCAACGCTGGTCTATAGCACGCCTATTTGTATCTAAATGAAATGTCAGATTAAAGCCTTCAAATTTCATGaggtataaataaataaataaatatttgtacaCCCTTTCACAATTTTCAGTCATATCCGAGCtgccttgtagtttttttttttttttttttaggtctgtCACAGTAACGGTTTATCCAGCATGAAGGTGAGCCTGCGGGCCTCCTGTCTCATAATAAACATGTTAACGTTAACAGAGTTACCGCGGGACAGATGACCTCACACTGTGGTTTACTCAGTGATTTAAGGGCTGGTTGCCCCCTGAATTATCTAATTTAATTCCCTTGACAATGTTAGGCCTATAGGaagagttttattccaaaatgcagttttgggggaggaaaaaaaagttacttaaCATAGATCATCATTTCTTtctaagggtgtgtgtgtgtgtgtgtgtgtgtgtgtgtgtgtgtgtgtgtgtgtgtgtgttcatagaCTATCAGAGTACAGAGTATTATCATTTTGTCAGCCACAGTCTTAACTTGCCTTATATCCTCAGGTACCAAAATGCCaaaattagtttttgttttttgatataaagcatttttcaaattgATATCTCATTTTAGCCTCAAAATTAAACAgtgatttgttttaatgtttgaaaCCAAACTTTTCAAGCGttaaggaaaaactgaaattgtcAGTAAACTTTCACCATCCTCTTTGAATATCTAAAATACTTAAATAGTGTTGAAGTTAAAATCAGTCAAGGACTTTAATTAAAAAGTATGAATTATACACTTAATTAATTAGGAAGATTAATAAATTGTCCTAACATTTCTAATCCTACGATTCTCACTcttttgaatttgaataaatatttaaattggacaaaagtaaaagtataaTTTTGTCAGCTGAAGTGATCAGATTGGTGCTGCCTTTCCCTGCCAGCCCTCTTCCAGCGTGAACAAATACGCAAACACTGGTGAGACATATTTTTCAGTATGGATTGAATCACCCAGTAAAAAATATCACTATTTCTTTGAATTTTGTATCAAGGGTAAATTTCCAGATCATAGGCCTTCACCAGATTTCAACcatcaaacattttctgtggaTGAATTTTCTCGACCCGAGCCTCTTGTTATCCTGCGTGTTGAGTTTGAGCAGATGAGGCCTGAGCTGCTCTGTTATCTGTTTTATCGCCTCTGTCTGATGTTAAATTGGTTTAAAGGGAAATCATTTGACCTATTCATTGTCTATTGTTCCTTTTCTTATCTGCTGACAATGCAATCAGCCTCTGTGACCCCGCAAGTGATAATCAAACCACTTAGTGCAAATGTGTGGCCCATTCTCAATAACAAAAGCTTATTATAAGCTATATAGGCTATTAAATCTCACatatgctctgttttgtttttttgtttttttgttttttgttgttgttgtttttcctcgcACATACTCTGCCTCAACTAAAAAgaattttattccattttaacGCAGTGGATGTCGTTTAAATATACCCTCTGGTGAAGAATCGGCcgaaaaatataaatgtaatagaAACTGTGAGGAATGTTAGGAAAACACActcatattttcatataaacAATTTTATCTGCTACACGGATACAAATATGTGAAATACAGAAATGATGCATGGCTTTGATAGCTTGTGGAAACGGGAGGAAAAGTTTCAggccttggaaaaaaaaactggagccTTGCAGGGCCTCTTCCCGTGCACTCCTTATTCCTGACGCAcgtaaacaaaaccaaattgTCAGTTTACAGATGTCCAAACTGtagtgattttattattattattattgttattatttggcCGTACATTGTTCCTGAAAAGTCTGAGTGTTCAAGAGGAGTTCATAAGCGGCCGGGAGTAGACACCGTGGTAGTAGTTGGTGTCGGCGTGAGTGGGATCCAGGCCGGTTTTAGCTGTCATCGACCCCAGAGACAGCGCACCGGACACCGGGCCGCCGTAGCCTCCGTACTGCACCACCTGGTCCATTTTATGGTGCTGCTGCTCGGACATCAGGTTGTTGATGGAGAACGGGTGGTTGAAggagtagtggtggtggtggtggtggtggtctgGTTTAAAGTGGGCGGCCTCATGCAGCAGCAGCGGGTGGTGGTGGGAGAACAGGTGCTGGGTCTGCGCCAGAGGAGAGGGGACGCGCGGTGGGCTcggggccggggccggggcCCGGGCAGGTTTCCCCGGCTCCGCCCCGGGCCTCTTCTCGTCTTTCCCGGAGGAAGCGCTGGAGGAATGCGGAGAGTCCGCGTCCGAGGCCTCTGACCCCGGCTTCCCCGCCGACTGGTGCGCCTCCCTACCGCCGGGTCTCTTGTCGCACTTGAACCGCTTCTGGCGCCGCAGGTAGCAGCCGTTCTCAAACATATTCCCCGAGTCCGGGTGCAGCGTCCAGAAGGAGCCTTTCCCCGGTTTGTCCGGGGACCGGGGCACCTTGAGGAAGCAGTCGTTGAAGGAGAGCGAGTGGCGGATGGAGTTCTGCCACCGCTGCTGGTTCTGCCGGTAAAACGGGAACAGGTCCATGATCCACTGGTAGATCTCGTTTAAGGTCAGCATCTTGCTTGTCGACTGCTGTATTGCCATGGTGATGAGGGAGATGTAGGAGTATGGCGGCTTGGCGTGAGTGTAGCTCCGCCGGTACGTCTTGGGGTCCCGGGACCGGATGTTGCCCTGTCCGTACACCGGGCTCATCACGGCCATGTTGCCGTACGGCGCCATGGCGTTCACGGCCGGCGGCGGCGGGCTGATGGAGCTCATGCTCGGGGGCAGCGCGGCGCCCATGCCCGCCATCCCAGCTCCCACCCCGGCTCCCATTCCGCCGTGCATGGCCCCGGGGCTCGGCGACATCCCGGCAGACATGGAGTGGTTGACCCCACCCGGGTTCACGTAGGGCGCGGTCATGTGGCCCGTACTGGTCATACCAGGCGCGCTCATGTAGCAGCTCATGGAGTTCATGCCCAGACCGGAGTTCATGTTGGCCGCTGTGGtgaaacactgagacacagagagccAGGAGAACCGGGTTATTAAACCATAACACTGCATTTACCTAACATCACCAGCTgtattcaaaaaataaaaaatataggctatctatctatctatctatctatctatcgggGCAAGTGGAGGAATGACAAGATATTACAAATTGACCAGTGTTTATCAATTATTACTTAAAGAGACCGAGAACATATTATGTGGTCCATGTACTGCATTTCAACATTGGTCCTGACGCTGCGTCTGATTTAATTTGGATTTGACTTCCACATAAGTCGTTCAATTTTTGCCTGGTCTGTAAATCAGATTTGCACCCCAGATTGACAGCCTTTTGAAGGCCAGAGCAGGGAGTGCGTAAAGGCccgacacacatacagatgctGTGGAAGGCGCAGTCTGAGTTCAGTTTTGTGGAATCACTGATGCAGCGCTGCAAAAGTGGCaatttaattaatcatttaaatTGCTCTTGACTCTAACAAACCCAAGTTTCTAAAAGTGGATGATGTCACTTGTTTCCTTtgcaaatcaactttttttctagaatgagtgagtgatttAGCAACATATTGACCTGGTTTGCGggataagaataagaataataatgattattatagcctaataatattaaataaaataaacatacacaaaccaACAAAGACTGATTAagcttttatgacatttttCCTCATAAAGTTAGCCTATATGAGGATGGGACTTTTTCAGCGGGAACGCGTAAATCAATTCTTtcatgaaaacaataataataatttcgtACTGGCTGTAGTTTGCTTTACGACCATAGTTTACCCTGCATTAGCTGGTTAATGTAATAAACATGACTGCCAATCGGTCTATTCTTAATAGGCTCTTATAGTCTCTGAAATCCACCTGCCACTTCAGGCAGAGTGAAAGGAAATTTAGTGCGAGACAACCGAATATTAAATTTGGATAATTGTCAGGCAGAATTGGCCTAACAGCATATCGGATAATAGATTAGATCCTTAACTTTATTTTAGAGGTTTTatctaataaaatgaaaaagcagcagCGGGACAGATGACAGGCGTTATCTTCTGTGTCCCAGCGGCCGGGGAGGAGAGCGGCGGAAGTATCCTATCCTATGCGTCTCAAGTCAATATTTGATCACAAAGTTAATATTATCACAAGGCTAATATTGAGCTGTATAAACAGCGGAATGCAGATAGATATAAAGCGGACCGACCTCGGGCTCTGCGTAGTAGCTGCTCCAGTCTGAGTGGTCGTGACCCTCCATTTTAACGGCGCTCAGCATCGTGGACGCTCCGACACAAATTCAGCCCCgcgggagagagaaacacagccCGGCCTGGCCCAGGTGGAGGCCCGGTGAGCGGTGGCTCTGTGGCGGTATCCCGATGCAGCCGCAGCGGTTACCGGCGGGACGGAGTCATGGTACCTGCCGTGCGTCCCGGCGGCGAGCGGCGACTGGCGCGCGGTGACGGCTGACTGCTGACTGCTGCCGCGTGACGTGGGCTCCTCGCTCGCGCTGCTCTGGAGCCAGCGTCCAATCcgctctctccttcctctcttccgCGAGGGCCCGATTTGAATATTGTATACCCACACCTAGGCACGAGACTCCCGCCGCGGCCCGCGGGCAGGGATGCTCACAGGAGGGGAGACCCGGGACGGGAGTAACATCATCACCTGCACCAGGAGGGGCGGACCTGCAGGGGCGGACCTAGAGAAACACTGGTGGGGGGGCTACAGGGTGGCAGGGAGTTTGATCAAACACCACAAAGCCTTTGAACCCAGAGCCTCCAGCTTCACTCAGCTCTGATTATTCTAATTTCTTCAGAGTTGATAACTAAAAATAACCTTATTCTGCTTGTATCGGTGTTTTCTTTCTATCACTGCTGAAATCGCTCTGAAAAATGAGAGTGTGACTGTCTCATCTTACGCCACATTCACTTGCACTCGGACTGCAGATTTTCAGTCTTGTTAGATTGCCCAAATTGGGGTGGTAGCTGGGGTGGCAAGGCCTGTttttagggtggcagctgccccccaTGCCACCTTGGTACGGGCTGGTCACCCCTGCCTAAGAGTCATGTGATCAATGTCATGTGACCACCAAGGTTAGACTATTATAGTCAACTAAAACCAAACTAAagactaaaactaggtgtgagaaaaaacatgtttgtgaactgaaatgaaaacaaaatctattgacttaaaaaaatgaaatgatattgtTGGTGCTGGGTTTGTGTTGGAGTACCTATATTGACAAACTAAGACTAATGCTGAcacttttgaaaacatttttaaacaataaagaCTAACCTGAAATGAGCTGAGCCACTTtgtaaactaaaatgaaataaaaataaaaacttttattCTATACTCCTATTGTTACAACTTACCCCTGCAGGGCGTGTTACAACTTACCCTGGTAGTGTGGGCAGGTTTAACAATAGATCTCCTTGTATTTGACACCAGTTTAAAAATTCTGTGATATTGTTGGAGACTGGAGGGTACTTGGTGTCAAAATTTGAGAGATCTAACACAAAAATGTTGCAAGTTATGAGACAAAAACTACTAGAACCATCCACAGTCTTCCCTAACGGTATTAGCCTGTACACTAACCCTGATAATATACACGTTGTTATGGGAGGGACGGAAGCCTGGAGGTTGGAAAGATTCCCATCAGAACGACTTTTTTGTAAGTGTTTACATCAGTTGGAAAGTAAATAAAGCAACGTTGCATTTC
The genomic region above belongs to Myripristis murdjan chromosome 24, fMyrMur1.1, whole genome shotgun sequence and contains:
- the LOC115356073 gene encoding hepatocyte nuclear factor 3-beta-like, producing MLSAVKMEGHDHSDWSSYYAEPECFTTAANMNSGLGMNSMSCYMSAPGMTSTGHMTAPYVNPGGVNHSMSAGMSPSPGAMHGGMGAGVGAGMAGMGAALPPSMSSISPPPPAVNAMAPYGNMAVMSPVYGQGNIRSRDPKTYRRSYTHAKPPYSYISLITMAIQQSTSKMLTLNEIYQWIMDLFPFYRQNQQRWQNSIRHSLSFNDCFLKVPRSPDKPGKGSFWTLHPDSGNMFENGCYLRRQKRFKCDKRPGGREAHQSAGKPGSEASDADSPHSSSASSGKDEKRPGAEPGKPARAPAPAPSPPRVPSPLAQTQHLFSHHHPLLLHEAAHFKPDHHHHHHHYSFNHPFSINNLMSEQQHHKMDQVVQYGGYGGPVSGALSLGSMTAKTGLDPTHADTNYYHGVYSRPLMNSS